The DNA segment AGAAGGGTGTAGCCCAGGGAGAGCAGGGCGTTTATGGGGTCTGGAGGGGGCCTTCTGATGCGTCCGGGAAAAGATAGGCCCTTTACCTGAAAGAGCTTCCCGTAAACAGAAAAATAGATATGGGCTGCCTGGCCTTCAATTCCACGTAAGGTTTCAAGGTCTTTTGCTTCGTGAGCTTCGCGGGCCTTCTTGCGTAATTCCAATATGGTCTTAGAGATGCTTTCGTCTTTTAGTTTGCGGTTTTGCCGCCTGAGATAGGCACGTTGGTTGTCTATTTTGGCTTTGATAAAGGCCCTGGCAAGTAAAAGACGTTTTTCTTCATTGTCAAAGGTGCGAAACTGGGCGAGTCTAAGCTCGATGTTTTTACCCCGTGGGGGACTAAGGCGCCCCAGATACTTGCCGGAAGTGTTGAGAAAATGGACGTCTATTTCGTGTTTTAGCAGGGCTTGAAGGGCCTGAGCGGTGAAATGAATGCGCCCGAAGACAAAGACGTGGGATAAGTCGTCCAGTCGAATTTCGTAGACAAGGGTATCCTGCCTGAAAAATTGCAGGCGCTTGCGCTCTCTTTTTACCTTAAGCCCTTGTTCGGTAAGGTAAAGATTCATCAACCTAATATATGCATTTTTAAGCGCAAAATGGCAACAAATTTCGGTGGGCTGAAGGTGCAACGCAAACCTTTTCCGAGCCGAAGTCCTGAGCGAAGTAAAGGAACAGTAAAGGATCTGGATCACCACAGCGGGCTTTGCCGCCTCTTACAGATCTCCTCACAATGGGCTATGAGCTAAGGGCAAAGGGCGATATCTGTGAGCCGTAAACTGTGATCAGTGAGTTGTGAGCGATGAAGAGATAATTGGGATATACGGCCCCAGAAAAAATGGGATCCGTTCCTATTTTTTGGCCTGGGAGCCTGCGAATCATAGTTTTTCGCCTCAAGATACGGAATTAGATCTAGAAAATAGGACGTCCTAAAAAAGGGATCCGTTCCTATTTTTCGTTCCGAAAAATGGGAACGGATTCTTGAAGCCTAAGAAATGGTGTTTTGTAAAGGTTTCGATAGAATACACAAAAGGGAATTTGCCAAAAAAACAGAAACTAAGCTAAAAAGTTATTGCTGGGAGCGTAAAACAGGCGATACTTGAACAATGTCATTGCAAGCGAAGCAATCTCAGGTAGAAGGGTTTCTAGAGGTTCTAAAGGTTCTAAAGGTTTGGACTGAATGGGTATCGAAAGCATTATTTTTGTCAGTCATTGCGAGGCACGAAGTGCCGAAGCAATCCCATGGGATCGCGCGGGCGTACAAGTCGCCTCGCGATGACTCTTTGTCGGATAAAACATGCTCCCATTAATATTGGGCTTGATAACGAGTAGGAAATCCTTCCAGGAGTGACAATAATGAAAAAACTTCCTGTAGGTATTCA comes from the Thermodesulfatator atlanticus DSM 21156 genome and includes:
- the cas1 gene encoding CRISPR-associated endonuclease Cas1; translation: MNLYLTEQGLKVKRERKRLQFFRQDTLVYEIRLDDLSHVFVFGRIHFTAQALQALLKHEIDVHFLNTSGKYLGRLSPPRGKNIELRLAQFRTFDNEEKRLLLARAFIKAKIDNQRAYLRRQNRKLKDESISKTILELRKKAREAHEAKDLETLRGIEGQAAHIYFSVYGKLFQVKGLSFPGRIRRPPPDPINALLSLGYTLLCAQITSFLEMSGLDPHLGYLHAPDYGRPSLSLDVMEEWRPVIVDSLVVRLFNWGTIKPKDFTEEPWDDDEDFSIVRLSPEGLRKFLDQFRKRMDEKALYQRVGKEFTYRDIIKNQIWHLARVLKGEEDNYQGFVFP